From Pseudoxanthomonas sp. YR558, the proteins below share one genomic window:
- a CDS encoding DUF4345 domain-containing protein: MTTAYLYLNAAVYFLFAVWCTFAPARTATSVGYASLTRSGQTEYLTIYGGLQLGLAFLFAWFAWTQQMRTGLVLAMALYVPIVLYRSVGLMRWWPVQTTTLLLAATEWLMLAAALWLWWQGRAG, from the coding sequence ATGACGACGGCCTACCTGTACCTCAATGCGGCGGTTTACTTCCTTTTCGCAGTCTGGTGCACGTTCGCCCCTGCGCGCACGGCGACGTCCGTCGGGTACGCCTCGCTGACCCGCTCCGGGCAGACGGAGTACCTGACGATCTACGGTGGGTTGCAACTCGGCCTGGCGTTCTTGTTCGCCTGGTTCGCCTGGACACAGCAGATGCGCACGGGCCTGGTGCTAGCAATGGCGTTGTACGTGCCCATCGTGCTGTATCGCAGCGTGGGCTTGATGCGCTGGTGGCCGGTCCAAACCACTACGCTGCTGCTGGCGGCAACCGAATGGTTGATGCTGGCCGCTGCCCTGTGGCTGTGGTGGCAGGGCCGCGCCGGATGA
- the crcB gene encoding fluoride efflux transporter CrcB: MNAMLWWQQLLLVMAGGALGAAGRFALGGLLMRRLGDGFPWGTFAVNMIGSFAAGFLLIWLEARGASAVYWRAFLVVGVLGALTTYSALMVECLVYLRAGRSPMMLAYLALTLIAGLVLVWAGARLAGTLSLSP; the protein is encoded by the coding sequence GTGAACGCGATGCTGTGGTGGCAGCAATTGTTGCTGGTGATGGCCGGTGGCGCACTCGGTGCGGCAGGGCGCTTCGCGCTCGGTGGCCTGCTGATGCGACGGCTGGGCGACGGATTTCCCTGGGGAACGTTCGCGGTCAACATGATCGGCTCCTTCGCTGCGGGATTCCTCCTGATCTGGCTGGAAGCACGCGGCGCCTCCGCGGTCTATTGGCGCGCCTTCCTCGTGGTCGGCGTGCTCGGTGCGCTGACCACCTACTCGGCCCTGATGGTGGAGTGTCTGGTCTACCTGCGCGCCGGCCGGTCGCCGATGATGTTGGCCTATCTCGCCTTGACGCTCATCGCCGGCCTGGTGCTGGTCTGGGCGGGCGCGCGCCTCGCCGGCACGCTCTCCTTGTCTCCCTGA
- a CDS encoding FdhF/YdeP family oxidoreductase, translating into MSERKVPGIDEYDGAAGGWGALAAVARAVKSQMAVGRETSALRRVNQPSGFDCPGCAWPDPRHTSSFEFCENGAKAVSWEATGKRATPDFFAANTVSELWEWSDHALEDEGRLTHPMAYDHASDRYVPISWEDAFARIGEALRTLPNPDMAEFYTSGRTSNEAAFLYQLMVREYGTNNFPDCSNMCHEATSVGLPESIGVGKGTVTLEDFEHCDALFSFGHNPGTNHPRMLGTLREVSRRGVPIIAVNPLRERGLERFTSPQDPAEMLTNRATPIAQTYYQVKIGGDLALLKGMMKCLLDADAEDLAAGGPGVLDHAFIAEHTQGLDALREDLANTAWDDIVEQSGLSREDIAAAARLYAGAERVIICYGMGMTQHRRGTQNVQQMANLLLLRGNIGRQGAGIAPIRGHSNVQGDRTVGITEKPTQALVDAIRQRFGFEFPLTHGHDAVEAVRAIRDGRSRALVCMGGNLAVAMPDPDTTLPAMRNLDLAVHIATKLNRSHLITAKQMFLLPCLGRTERDVQASGLQSVTVEDSMSMVHASQGGLAPASEHLLSEPAIVAGIARATLPQTKVDWDGLVEDYDRIRDAIEAVFPMFKDYNVRVRQPGGFRLYIGASERDWGSVGKARFLVAPGLNEDPSIRATDLLTMTTVRSHDQYNTTIYGFDDRYRGVSGRRDVVFMNADDLDARGLQHGDRIDIVSHMAGNEGAPRRVSGFTAVRYDLPRGSAAMYYPEGNRLVPLDSHDPQSGTPAYKSIPVQIMKSRGDNVDVD; encoded by the coding sequence ATGAGTGAGCGCAAGGTGCCCGGCATCGACGAATACGACGGCGCGGCGGGCGGTTGGGGCGCGCTGGCAGCCGTCGCGCGCGCAGTGAAAAGCCAGATGGCCGTTGGGCGAGAAACCTCCGCGCTCCGCCGCGTCAACCAGCCGAGCGGTTTCGATTGCCCCGGTTGCGCGTGGCCCGATCCGCGACACACGTCGTCGTTTGAGTTCTGCGAGAACGGTGCGAAGGCGGTGTCGTGGGAGGCGACGGGCAAGCGCGCCACGCCTGACTTCTTCGCCGCGAACACGGTGTCCGAACTCTGGGAGTGGAGCGACCATGCACTGGAGGACGAGGGACGCCTGACGCATCCGATGGCGTACGACCACGCATCGGACCGTTACGTCCCGATCAGCTGGGAGGACGCATTTGCGCGCATCGGTGAAGCATTGCGCACCCTGCCTAACCCCGACATGGCGGAGTTCTATACCTCCGGCCGCACTTCCAACGAAGCCGCCTTCCTCTACCAGTTGATGGTGCGCGAGTACGGCACCAACAACTTCCCGGATTGCTCGAACATGTGCCACGAGGCCACGAGCGTCGGTCTTCCGGAATCCATCGGCGTCGGCAAGGGCACGGTGACGCTGGAGGACTTCGAGCATTGCGATGCGCTTTTCAGCTTCGGCCACAACCCGGGCACGAACCATCCGCGCATGCTCGGCACGTTGCGCGAGGTGTCGCGACGCGGCGTTCCTATCATCGCGGTGAATCCCTTGCGTGAGCGCGGACTGGAGCGATTCACCTCGCCACAGGATCCGGCCGAGATGCTCACCAACCGCGCCACGCCGATCGCGCAGACGTACTACCAGGTGAAGATCGGCGGCGATCTTGCGCTGCTCAAAGGCATGATGAAGTGCCTGCTCGATGCGGATGCCGAAGACCTGGCGGCGGGCGGGCCTGGCGTGCTCGATCACGCCTTCATCGCCGAGCATACGCAGGGCCTGGACGCCCTGCGCGAAGACCTCGCAAACACGGCGTGGGACGATATCGTCGAACAGTCGGGTCTGTCGCGGGAGGACATCGCCGCGGCCGCGCGGCTGTACGCGGGCGCGGAGCGGGTGATCATCTGTTACGGCATGGGGATGACCCAGCATCGTCGCGGCACCCAGAACGTACAGCAGATGGCCAACCTCTTGCTGCTGCGCGGGAATATCGGCCGCCAGGGCGCCGGCATCGCGCCCATCCGCGGGCATTCCAATGTGCAAGGCGACCGCACCGTGGGCATTACCGAGAAACCCACGCAGGCGCTGGTCGATGCGATCAGGCAGCGGTTCGGCTTCGAGTTCCCGTTGACGCACGGCCACGACGCGGTGGAGGCCGTGCGTGCGATCCGCGACGGGCGCTCGCGCGCACTGGTCTGCATGGGCGGCAACCTGGCGGTGGCGATGCCCGATCCCGACACGACCCTTCCGGCCATGCGCAACCTCGACCTGGCGGTGCATATCGCCACCAAGTTGAACCGTTCACACCTCATCACGGCAAAGCAGATGTTCCTTCTGCCATGCCTGGGCCGCACCGAACGCGATGTGCAGGCGAGCGGCCTGCAGTCGGTGACCGTGGAAGATTCGATGTCGATGGTGCATGCCTCACAAGGCGGGCTCGCGCCGGCCTCCGAGCACTTGTTGTCGGAACCGGCGATCGTTGCCGGCATCGCTCGCGCCACGCTTCCTCAGACAAAGGTGGACTGGGACGGGCTCGTGGAGGACTACGACCGCATCCGCGATGCCATCGAAGCCGTGTTCCCGATGTTCAAGGATTACAACGTGCGCGTGCGCCAGCCCGGTGGCTTCCGGCTGTACATCGGCGCGTCGGAGCGCGATTGGGGGAGCGTCGGCAAAGCGCGTTTCCTGGTGGCGCCGGGCCTCAACGAAGACCCTTCGATCCGTGCAACTGATCTGCTGACGATGACCACGGTCCGCTCCCACGATCAGTACAACACCACGATCTACGGTTTCGACGACCGCTATCGTGGCGTGAGTGGACGACGAGACGTGGTCTTCATGAATGCCGACGACCTGGACGCGCGTGGCCTGCAGCATGGCGACCGCATCGACATCGTGTCGCACATGGCCGGCAACGAGGGAGCACCGCGACGCGTGTCCGGCTTCACCGCGGTTAGGTACGACCTGCCTCGGGGATCGGCGGCGATGTATTACCCGGAAGGCAACCGGCTGGTGCCGTTGGACAGCCACGATCCGCAGTCAGGAACCCCGGCCTACAAGTCCATTCCCGTGCAGATCATGAAATCGCGTGGCGACAACGTCGATGTCGACTGA
- a CDS encoding C39 family peptidase encodes MTCRPPHRLRITALACAFAVLGGASAATTDLRIPHGGYQIRLTSLKEARFKTTLPQQYDFSCGSAATATLLTHQYGHPVNEVDVFVQMYNNGDQARIRKEGFSLLDMRRYLRSKGYEADGFELPLDKLQEENVPAIVLLNDRGYRHFVVVKGLRNGRVLLGDPARGTRAMPRSRFEALWDNRVMFVVHNRREEARFNQARDWQTAPPAPLDMGIQRDGLRNITVPRRGPGDI; translated from the coding sequence ATGACATGCCGGCCGCCGCACCGGTTGCGCATCACGGCGCTCGCCTGTGCGTTCGCCGTGTTGGGAGGCGCCTCGGCGGCGACGACCGACCTGCGCATCCCGCACGGCGGCTACCAGATACGCCTGACCAGCCTCAAGGAAGCCAGGTTCAAGACCACACTGCCGCAGCAGTACGACTTCAGCTGTGGCTCGGCGGCAACCGCGACGTTGCTGACGCACCAGTACGGCCATCCGGTCAACGAAGTGGATGTATTCGTGCAGATGTACAACAACGGCGACCAGGCGAGGATCCGCAAGGAAGGCTTCTCGCTGCTCGACATGCGGCGCTACCTGCGATCGAAGGGATACGAAGCGGACGGCTTCGAGCTTCCGCTGGACAAGCTGCAGGAAGAGAACGTGCCGGCGATCGTGCTGCTCAACGATCGCGGCTACCGGCACTTCGTCGTGGTGAAAGGGTTACGCAACGGTCGGGTACTGCTTGGCGATCCCGCCCGTGGTACGCGGGCGATGCCGCGCTCGCGCTTCGAAGCACTGTGGGATAACCGGGTGATGTTCGTCGTCCACAACCGACGAGAGGAAGCCCGATTCAATCAGGCCCGCGACTGGCAGACCGCACCTCCGGCGCCGCTCGACATGGGAATCCAGCGCGACGGCCTGCGCAACATCACCGTGCCCCGGCGCGGACCAGGAGACATCTGA
- the hemN gene encoding oxygen-independent coproporphyrinogen III oxidase translates to MGTVSPSPMFDADLLRRYDTPGPRYTSYPTAPQFNPTFGAQQLREHASASNQAEHARPLSLYVHVPFCASPCFYCGCNRVITRDKARGELYLDYLYREIARMAPLFESGRPVTQLHFGGGTPNFLTPAQIADCVAELRSQFSFFAPDRMDFSIELDPRSVTPEDIGELARIGFNRASLGVQDFDPVVQKAVNRIQSVEDTLAILEACRAHGMRSVNIDLIYGLPKQTRAGFERTLDVVLEARPDRIAVYSYAHLPQLFKPQQRIALEDLPDPEAKLELLECAIERLVAAGYVYIGMDHFALPDDDLARAQARGDLHRNFMGYTTHAESDLIGFGVSAISHIGDSFSQNPRDIASWERAIDDGRLPVWRGMPLDRDDVLRADVIQELMCHGRLDFARLGRRHGIDFGEYFADALPRLQALANDGLLEFTRAGIRATPRGRLLLRVIAMCFDRYLQAVPTPDAPRFSRTI, encoded by the coding sequence ATGGGCACTGTCTCTCCTTCCCCGATGTTCGACGCGGACCTGCTGCGGCGCTACGACACGCCAGGGCCGCGCTACACCTCCTATCCGACCGCACCGCAGTTCAATCCGACGTTCGGCGCGCAGCAACTGCGCGAACATGCGAGCGCCAGCAACCAAGCCGAGCATGCGCGACCGCTGTCCCTGTACGTCCACGTCCCGTTCTGCGCCAGCCCCTGCTTCTACTGCGGTTGCAACCGGGTGATCACGCGCGATAAGGCGCGTGGCGAACTCTACCTGGACTACCTCTACCGCGAGATCGCACGGATGGCGCCGCTGTTCGAGAGCGGGCGTCCGGTGACCCAGCTGCACTTCGGTGGCGGCACGCCGAACTTCCTCACCCCCGCGCAGATCGCCGACTGCGTCGCCGAACTCCGGAGCCAGTTCAGCTTCTTCGCGCCGGACAGGATGGATTTCTCGATCGAACTGGATCCGCGCTCGGTCACACCCGAGGATATCGGCGAACTGGCACGCATCGGTTTCAATCGCGCCAGCCTGGGCGTGCAGGATTTCGACCCGGTCGTGCAGAAGGCGGTGAACCGGATCCAGAGCGTCGAGGACACGCTGGCCATCCTCGAGGCCTGCCGAGCCCATGGCATGCGCTCGGTGAACATCGACTTGATCTATGGATTGCCGAAGCAGACCCGGGCGGGCTTTGAGCGCACGCTGGACGTCGTGCTGGAAGCGCGTCCCGACCGCATCGCGGTTTACAGCTATGCGCATCTGCCGCAGCTCTTCAAGCCGCAGCAGCGCATCGCCCTGGAGGACCTGCCGGACCCGGAAGCGAAACTCGAACTTCTGGAGTGCGCAATCGAGCGGCTGGTAGCGGCAGGCTACGTCTATATCGGCATGGATCACTTTGCCCTGCCCGACGACGATCTGGCGCGCGCGCAGGCGCGGGGCGATTTGCACCGGAATTTCATGGGTTACACGACCCATGCGGAGAGCGACCTGATCGGTTTCGGCGTCAGTGCGATCAGCCACATCGGCGACAGCTTCAGCCAGAATCCGCGCGACATCGCTAGTTGGGAGCGCGCTATCGACGACGGTCGCCTACCCGTCTGGCGTGGCATGCCGCTGGACCGGGACGATGTGCTGCGGGCCGACGTCATCCAGGAGCTGATGTGCCATGGCCGATTGGACTTCGCCCGTCTTGGGCGTCGCCACGGCATCGACTTCGGCGAGTACTTCGCCGATGCGCTGCCGCGCTTGCAGGCGTTGGCGAACGACGGGCTGCTGGAGTTCACCCGGGCGGGCATCCGGGCAACACCACGTGGCCGCTTGCTGTTGCGCGTCATCGCCATGTGTTTCGACCGCTATCTTCAGGCGGTACCGACACCGGATGCGCCGCGCTTCTCACGCACGATCTGA
- a CDS encoding MFS transporter, which produces MLPLTALLTSVALLLGGNGLLGTLLAVRSQTEGWGEQTTGLVMSGYFIGFFLGTFTAPPLIRRVGHIRAFAFHAALAAAAVLVFPLWANPVAWMALRVVTGMALVGLCTVIESWLNAQSAPEHRSRVFGVYMVVSLLALAAGQLLLDLQPPRSPVLFSVVAILFALAILPVSITRLSPPPVATAPRVRILQICRTAPSAAAGALLAGMALGAFWGMGAVYAGSLGLDRAGIGTFMAATILGGAALQLPIGRLSDRGDRRSMLAGVSALGAVVAACALQLAPAERTGVLALFFLFGGLAFALYPLAVAHLLDRLPAEQLLAGCSALLLLNGIGAAIGPAAAGLVMERWGAGALPVFFATTLALLALVAGGRRLLKARHLLHPARFHPMVRTTPVALELLPEIPDRPSRPVHDRRPN; this is translated from the coding sequence TTGCTGCCCCTTACCGCACTGCTGACCAGTGTCGCCCTGTTGCTCGGCGGCAATGGTCTGCTGGGCACGCTGCTTGCGGTCCGCAGCCAGACAGAGGGCTGGGGCGAACAGACGACGGGCCTGGTGATGTCGGGCTATTTCATCGGATTCTTCCTGGGCACTTTCACCGCGCCTCCGCTGATCCGGCGTGTTGGCCATATCCGTGCGTTCGCTTTCCACGCAGCACTGGCGGCCGCGGCCGTGCTGGTGTTCCCGCTGTGGGCGAATCCGGTGGCCTGGATGGCATTGCGCGTCGTCACCGGCATGGCACTCGTAGGGCTCTGTACGGTGATCGAGAGCTGGTTGAACGCGCAGTCGGCGCCGGAACACCGGAGCCGGGTGTTCGGGGTGTACATGGTGGTGTCGTTGCTGGCGCTCGCGGCGGGGCAACTGCTGCTCGATCTGCAACCGCCGCGCAGCCCCGTGCTCTTCAGCGTGGTGGCCATCCTGTTCGCGCTGGCCATACTGCCTGTCAGCATCACCCGACTGTCACCGCCCCCCGTCGCAACCGCGCCCCGTGTCCGCATCCTGCAGATATGCCGCACGGCGCCCAGCGCCGCCGCTGGCGCGCTCCTGGCGGGCATGGCCCTCGGTGCGTTCTGGGGGATGGGCGCCGTCTATGCCGGGTCGTTGGGATTGGACCGGGCCGGCATCGGCACGTTCATGGCCGCCACGATCCTTGGCGGCGCCGCCTTGCAGCTGCCCATCGGCCGCCTGTCAGATCGTGGTGATCGCCGCAGCATGCTGGCCGGCGTGTCGGCCTTGGGTGCCGTGGTCGCCGCGTGTGCGCTCCAACTCGCCCCGGCGGAGCGCACCGGTGTGCTGGCGTTGTTCTTCCTGTTCGGTGGGCTGGCGTTCGCGCTGTATCCCTTGGCGGTCGCCCATTTGCTGGATCGCCTGCCGGCCGAGCAACTGCTGGCAGGCTGTAGCGCCCTGCTGCTGCTGAATGGCATCGGCGCCGCCATCGGACCTGCCGCTGCGGGTCTCGTGATGGAGCGCTGGGGCGCTGGCGCCCTGCCCGTCTTCTTCGCCACCACCCTGGCTCTGCTCGCGCTGGTGGCCGGCGGGCGCCGTTTGTTGAAGGCGCGCCACTTGCTGCATCCAGCGCGCTTCCATCCCATGGTGAGGACGACCCCTGTCGCCCTGGAGCTGCTGCCTGAGATTCCGGACCGCCCATCGCGGCCGGTCCACGATCGGCGGCCGAATTGA
- a CDS encoding transporter encodes MKGTSLIEVAPLALAVGLGVAGQARAQEPLGVVPIPVAESPPAPLQPYEITADARLDALQRQLNEQTQRLDQMRALMQAQEQQIFTLQNALNEEVLANARARGAPTPVIVPSLNQAPTFRDAPPSQPYIVVGPAPQSTAQSQDAQPMQAYAQSAAPQARPAPQAQGAQTAQAPSPERVGQAPESDSRPPEVAQIFDQPGVLTPKSKLVLEPSLQYGYSANDRVALVGYTIIPAILIGLIDVRQVKTTTAVATLTGRYGVSRRMEVEAKLPYVYIHSDTVSREIFTGSAQDRVFNARGNGIGDVEITGRYQLNRGGADKPFYIAWLRYKSRTGKDLFEVTTDCVTRCVANTTGTGLPLDLPTGSGFNAVQPGITWLYPSDPVVFFGSLSYLHNFKRSDVSRRVLGGETEFLGDIKAGDILGFNVGMGLALNEKAAISIGYDQSIVGKTKQDGQEVAGAVRTTLGTLLLGGTYRFSDRTSLNVALGVGVTRDTPDLTLTARLPISF; translated from the coding sequence ATGAAAGGGACGTCGTTGATCGAGGTGGCACCGCTCGCACTGGCCGTGGGGCTGGGCGTGGCGGGGCAGGCGAGGGCGCAGGAACCGCTCGGTGTCGTGCCGATACCGGTGGCGGAATCGCCGCCGGCTCCTTTGCAGCCGTATGAGATCACGGCCGATGCCCGCCTGGACGCGCTGCAACGTCAGCTCAATGAGCAGACGCAGCGCCTAGATCAAATGCGCGCACTGATGCAGGCGCAGGAACAGCAGATCTTCACCTTGCAGAATGCGCTCAACGAGGAAGTGCTCGCCAACGCGCGCGCGCGCGGTGCGCCGACGCCGGTGATCGTACCTTCGCTCAATCAGGCGCCCACCTTCCGCGACGCGCCACCCTCGCAGCCCTACATCGTCGTCGGCCCCGCACCGCAGTCCACCGCCCAATCGCAGGACGCCCAGCCGATGCAGGCGTATGCGCAGTCCGCAGCCCCACAGGCACGCCCGGCACCGCAAGCACAGGGCGCACAAACCGCGCAGGCGCCGTCCCCCGAACGCGTCGGCCAGGCGCCGGAAAGCGATTCGCGCCCACCGGAAGTGGCGCAGATCTTCGATCAACCCGGCGTGCTGACACCCAAGAGCAAACTGGTGCTGGAACCGTCACTGCAGTACGGGTATTCGGCCAATGATCGGGTGGCGCTGGTGGGCTATACCATCATTCCGGCCATCCTGATCGGCCTGATCGACGTGCGTCAGGTGAAGACGACCACGGCGGTCGCGACGCTCACCGGTCGCTACGGCGTCAGCCGGCGGATGGAAGTGGAAGCAAAGCTGCCCTATGTCTACATCCACAGCGACACGGTGAGCCGCGAGATCTTCACCGGCTCGGCGCAGGATCGCGTGTTCAACGCCCGCGGCAACGGCATCGGCGACGTCGAGATCACCGGGCGTTACCAGCTCAACCGCGGCGGTGCGGACAAGCCGTTCTACATCGCCTGGCTGCGCTACAAGAGCCGGACCGGAAAGGACCTGTTCGAAGTCACGACAGATTGCGTGACGCGCTGCGTCGCCAACACGACCGGCACGGGCCTGCCTCTCGACCTGCCCACCGGCAGCGGCTTCAACGCGGTGCAGCCGGGCATCACCTGGTTGTACCCATCCGACCCCGTGGTGTTCTTCGGCAGCCTGAGCTACCTGCACAACTTCAAGCGCAGCGACGTATCGCGACGCGTGCTGGGCGGTGAGACGGAGTTCCTGGGCGATATCAAGGCCGGCGACATCCTCGGTTTCAACGTGGGCATGGGCCTGGCGCTTAACGAGAAAGCCGCCATCAGCATCGGCTACGACCAGAGCATCGTCGGCAAGACGAAGCAGGATGGGCAGGAAGTCGCCGGCGCGGTACGAACGACCTTGGGCACCCTGCTGCTAGGCGGGACATATCGCTTCAGCGATCGTACGTCGCTCAACGTCGCCCTGGGCGTCGGTGTGACCCGTGACACGCCGGATCTGACGCTGACGGCGCGCCTGCCGATCAGCTTCTGA
- the lolA gene encoding outer membrane lipoprotein chaperone LolA gives MLRTARYAILATALLATTALAGARDELKTFTTGLKGLDGQFTQKVYDGGGKLKESSSGRVALSAPRLFRWEYNKPYEQLIVADGKKVWVYDPDLQQATVREQGVEEENSPLAALIDPGKLDQQFKVAEAAGQGGIQWLTLTPKREGDASFQTARLAFANGTLVKMEVKDAVGQRTEISFTGWKRNPAFAAGTFKYAPGKGVDVVGGP, from the coding sequence ATGCTCCGCACTGCACGCTACGCCATCCTTGCCACCGCTCTGCTCGCGACCACGGCGCTTGCCGGTGCACGCGATGAACTGAAGACCTTCACCACCGGCCTGAAGGGGCTGGACGGCCAGTTCACTCAAAAGGTCTATGACGGCGGCGGCAAGCTCAAGGAAAGCTCCAGCGGCCGCGTGGCCTTGTCCGCGCCGCGCCTGTTCCGCTGGGAATACAACAAGCCGTACGAACAACTGATCGTGGCCGATGGCAAGAAGGTGTGGGTCTACGACCCCGACCTGCAGCAGGCGACCGTACGCGAGCAGGGCGTCGAAGAAGAGAACAGCCCGCTCGCGGCCCTGATCGACCCCGGCAAGCTCGACCAGCAGTTCAAGGTCGCCGAGGCCGCTGGGCAGGGCGGCATCCAGTGGCTGACGCTCACGCCGAAGCGGGAAGGCGATGCCAGTTTCCAGACCGCACGCTTGGCGTTCGCCAATGGCACGCTGGTCAAGATGGAAGTGAAGGATGCCGTGGGCCAGCGCACCGAGATCAGCTTTACCGGCTGGAAGCGCAACCCGGCCTTCGCGGCAGGTACATTCAAGTACGCGCCGGGGAAGGGCGTGGACGTGGTGGGCGGCCCGTAA
- a CDS encoding replication-associated recombination protein A, whose amino-acid sequence MPRASRPSTDSPDLLSVDTSALRPLAERMRPRTLDEMVGQRRLLAPGSALRRAVESGHVHSMILWGPPGCGKTTLSLLLARYADAEFKAISAVLSGLPEVRQVLAEAAQRFASGRRTVLFVDEVHRFNKAQQDAFLPHIERGTIIFVGATTENPSFELNSALLSRCRVHVMEAVSPDDIRQALQAALEDAEHGLGGSELQVDDAALLEIATAADGDVRRALTLLEIAAELAADEGGRITPQTLVQVLADRTRRFDKGGEQFYDQISALHKSVRSSNPDGAVYWLARMLDGGCDPAYLARRMTRMAVEDIGLADPRALQMAIDAWDTYERLGSPEGDLALAQLVIYLASTAKSNAGYMAFNAAKSDVREYGTQDVPMHLRNAPTKLMKSLGYGTGYQYDHDAEGGIALDQTAFPDAMGERVYYRPVERGLEIKLKEKLDRLREARRQTRRED is encoded by the coding sequence GTGCCCAGAGCGTCCCGTCCCTCCACTGATTCGCCCGACCTGTTGAGCGTCGACACCAGCGCGCTTCGACCGCTGGCCGAGCGCATGCGACCACGCACCCTGGATGAGATGGTCGGCCAGCGACGCCTGCTTGCGCCGGGCAGCGCACTGCGACGTGCGGTCGAATCCGGCCACGTGCATTCGATGATCCTGTGGGGGCCACCGGGCTGCGGCAAGACGACGCTGTCGCTGCTGCTGGCGCGTTACGCGGATGCCGAGTTCAAGGCGATCTCCGCGGTGCTCTCCGGTTTGCCCGAAGTAAGGCAGGTGCTGGCCGAGGCCGCGCAACGCTTCGCAAGTGGGCGGCGCACGGTGTTGTTCGTGGACGAAGTGCACCGCTTCAACAAGGCACAGCAGGATGCGTTCCTGCCCCACATCGAGCGCGGCACGATCATCTTCGTCGGCGCAACCACCGAGAATCCCTCGTTCGAACTGAATTCAGCGCTCCTGTCGCGCTGCCGTGTACACGTGATGGAAGCCGTCTCGCCCGATGACATCCGGCAAGCGCTTCAGGCCGCGCTGGAAGACGCGGAACACGGGCTTGGCGGATCGGAGCTGCAGGTCGACGATGCCGCGCTGCTCGAGATCGCGACCGCCGCCGACGGCGATGTGCGACGCGCGCTTACCCTGCTGGAGATCGCCGCAGAGCTGGCCGCCGATGAAGGCGGACGCATCACGCCGCAGACCTTGGTGCAGGTGCTCGCCGACCGGACGCGCCGCTTCGACAAGGGCGGCGAACAGTTCTACGACCAGATCTCCGCGCTCCACAAGTCGGTGCGTAGTTCCAACCCCGATGGCGCTGTCTACTGGTTGGCGCGCATGCTGGACGGGGGCTGCGACCCGGCCTACTTGGCGCGCAGGATGACGCGCATGGCGGTCGAGGATATCGGCCTGGCTGACCCTCGCGCGTTGCAGATGGCGATCGATGCATGGGACACCTATGAGCGGCTGGGCAGTCCAGAAGGCGACCTCGCCCTGGCCCAGTTGGTGATCTACCTGGCCAGCACCGCCAAGTCGAATGCGGGCTATATGGCCTTCAACGCCGCCAAGTCCGATGTGCGGGAATACGGCACGCAGGACGTGCCGATGCACCTGCGCAACGCGCCGACCAAGTTGATGAAGTCGCTCGGTTACGGCACCGGCTACCAGTACGACCACGATGCGGAAGGTGGCATCGCGCTGGACCAGACCGCGTTCCCGGATGCGATGGGCGAGCGCGTGTACTACCGGCCGGTCGAGCGCGGACTGGAAATCAAGCTCAAGGAAAAACTCGACCGATTGCGCGAAGCCCGGCGACAGACGCGTCGCGAAGACTGA